A single Fastidiosipila sp. DNA region contains:
- a CDS encoding pirin family protein, whose translation MDSKIDHQVTGYRTRDGAGVSLIRVLGNHTVERFDPFLLLDSFDSTRPDDYTAGFPMHPHRGIETISYLWRGHMTHRDSLKHEDTIGDGEVQWMTAGSGIMHEEMLPAAERLLGVQLWLNMPAGKKMAPPAYHSIKRHEIAEIGFPGGRLRLLAGQYQGWQGHLGIYLPLDYYDIQLEPHASLTLETGSDRSVMVFTLVGDALIGDAPVKEKTAAKLTAGDHVTIGTAETGAQVLYMSSIPLDEPVAWGGPIVMNTREEIQQAFSELRKGTFLHSGITY comes from the coding sequence ATGGACAGTAAAATTGACCATCAGGTCACTGGTTACCGGACCCGGGATGGGGCAGGCGTCAGCTTGATCAGGGTTCTTGGAAATCATACGGTTGAGCGTTTCGATCCCTTCCTCCTTCTCGATTCGTTTGACAGCACCCGGCCGGATGATTATACCGCCGGTTTCCCCATGCATCCGCATCGGGGGATTGAAACCATCAGTTATCTATGGCGAGGCCATATGACACACCGTGACAGCCTCAAGCACGAGGACACTATCGGTGACGGCGAAGTTCAGTGGATGACGGCGGGGTCGGGGATCATGCATGAGGAAATGCTGCCGGCTGCGGAACGTCTGCTGGGTGTTCAACTCTGGCTCAATATGCCGGCCGGGAAAAAAATGGCGCCCCCGGCCTATCACAGCATCAAGCGCCATGAGATCGCGGAAATCGGGTTCCCCGGCGGCAGATTGCGGCTTTTGGCCGGACAATACCAGGGGTGGCAGGGCCATCTTGGCATCTACCTGCCGCTCGACTACTATGACATCCAGCTTGAGCCTCATGCCTCACTTACCCTGGAAACAGGAAGTGACCGCTCAGTCATGGTCTTCACGCTCGTGGGAGATGCCCTGATCGGTGATGCTCCGGTCAAAGAGAAGACAGCTGCCAAGTTGACTGCTGGAGATCATGTCACCATCGGCACGGCAGAGACCGGCGCTCAGGTTCTGTACATGAGTTCAATCCCGCTTGATGAGCCTGTCGCCTGGGGCGGCCCCATTGTCATGAATACCAGGGAAGAAATCCAACAGGCTTTCAGTGAACTCCGGAAGGGCACTTTCCTGCACTCCGGTATCACCTACTGA
- a CDS encoding nitroreductase: MDLWQAIRSRHSVRRFTEQKIGSEIENCLREAVDQYNRESGLSLQLCLDEPKAFEGRLARYGRFSNCRNYLVVAGPRGSDQLLGYYGQRFVLKAQQLGLNSCWVGLHYRRSKIPCTIGKGARIRLVIALGYGQTQGRPRRSKDMMDLCRVAGEMPDWFRKGMKAALLAPTATNQQKFLLTLRGDKVAAKTYPGFYSKVDLGIVKCHFEIGAGKANFDWT; the protein is encoded by the coding sequence ATGGATCTTTGGCAGGCAATCCGGTCAAGGCATTCCGTACGGCGTTTCACCGAACAAAAGATTGGGAGTGAGATCGAAAATTGCCTGCGCGAAGCCGTTGATCAGTACAACCGTGAAAGCGGCCTCAGCCTCCAGCTCTGTCTTGATGAGCCCAAAGCATTTGAGGGCCGCCTGGCGCGATATGGCCGGTTCAGCAATTGCAGAAATTATTTGGTCGTGGCAGGGCCGCGCGGCAGCGACCAACTTCTCGGCTATTATGGGCAGCGGTTTGTCTTAAAAGCTCAGCAGCTCGGCTTAAATAGCTGCTGGGTCGGCCTCCATTACCGGAGATCCAAAATACCGTGCACGATCGGCAAGGGAGCGAGAATCCGGCTGGTCATTGCGCTTGGCTACGGCCAGACACAAGGCCGGCCGCGCCGGTCAAAAGACATGATGGATCTCTGCCGGGTGGCAGGTGAGATGCCTGACTGGTTCCGGAAAGGAATGAAGGCTGCCCTCCTGGCGCCGACGGCAACCAATCAGCAGAAATTTCTGTTGACCCTTCGTGGTGACAAGGTAGCCGCAAAAACCTACCCCGGTTTTTATTCAAAAGTTGATCTGGGAATTGTCAAGTGTCATTTTGAAATCGGTGCCGGCAAAGCCAATTTTGACTGGACTTGA
- a CDS encoding lactate utilization protein — protein MDVRKVLNALDKRNFKGFCVKDETELIALLDRLIPEHSVVGASDSVTLQETGVLDFLRSGNYHFLDKHREGIGPAEKKQLYLQYFSADTFLCSTNALTKDGVLYNIDGSGNRMAPVIYGPRQVIIVAGINKLVRNGRQAKRRVRHHAAPRDAKRLSCDTPCVELGRCTDCDSPDRICNVFTAITGQLIKDRIKVILVGKSLGY, from the coding sequence ATGGATGTGCGAAAAGTATTAAATGCCCTGGATAAGCGGAATTTCAAGGGCTTCTGCGTCAAAGATGAGACAGAGTTGATCGCATTGCTGGACAGGCTGATCCCGGAGCATTCCGTGGTCGGTGCAAGTGATTCGGTCACCCTCCAGGAAACAGGTGTGCTTGATTTCCTGCGCAGCGGCAATTATCACTTCCTTGACAAACACCGGGAGGGGATAGGCCCCGCGGAAAAAAAGCAGCTCTACCTCCAGTATTTTTCAGCTGATACCTTTCTTTGCAGCACCAACGCCCTGACAAAAGACGGTGTCCTCTACAATATCGATGGCAGCGGCAACCGGATGGCTCCTGTCATCTATGGGCCCCGGCAGGTGATCATTGTGGCGGGCATCAATAAGCTGGTCCGAAACGGCCGGCAGGCAAAAAGAAGAGTCCGGCATCATGCGGCACCGCGCGACGCCAAACGGCTGAGCTGCGACACACCTTGTGTGGAACTGGGCCGCTGCACCGATTGCGACAGCCCCGACCGGATCTGCAATGTCTTTACGGCCATTACGGGGCAACTGATCAAAGACCGGATCAAGGTGATCCTGGTCGGCAAATCGCTGGGGTATTAG
- a CDS encoding NUDIX hydrolase: MNDRKQERWDALDSQGRLLGFDLIRGQSIPPGVFHAIVEVYTVTPKREILVTRRGNKTLWPFCWEVTTGAVIKGERPEAGARRELWEETGLRAERTCLVHVYRILDRHEIYFGYVFFANLDDLPVRLQAGETTDYRLLPYLAFKQFLRTDQFAAPLRDRFLANEGLFDRMILATNWDKMGSD, encoded by the coding sequence ATGAATGACCGAAAACAAGAACGCTGGGATGCGCTGGACAGCCAAGGCAGACTGCTTGGCTTTGACCTGATCAGGGGACAATCCATTCCACCTGGCGTTTTTCATGCCATCGTAGAGGTTTACACAGTCACACCAAAAAGAGAGATCCTGGTCACCCGGCGAGGCAACAAGACCCTGTGGCCCTTTTGCTGGGAGGTTACGACAGGGGCTGTGATTAAGGGCGAAAGGCCTGAAGCAGGCGCCCGGCGTGAACTTTGGGAGGAAACAGGCCTCAGAGCCGAAAGAACCTGCCTGGTACATGTTTACCGCATCCTGGACCGCCACGAAATTTACTTTGGCTATGTCTTTTTTGCCAACCTGGACGACCTGCCTGTACGCTTGCAGGCAGGAGAGACGACGGACTACCGCCTTTTGCCTTACCTTGCCTTTAAACAGTTTCTGCGAACGGATCAATTCGCAGCTCCTCTGAGAGACCGCTTTCTTGCCAATGAAGGCTTATTCGACCGGATGATTCTTGCAACAAACTGGGATAAAATGGGATCGGATTGA
- a CDS encoding HAD family hydrolase, with translation MVVTDLDGTLLRTDKTVSSYTIKTMEDVKSLGVKLVFATGRGNSTGHLVDHQLFDGRVHLNGANAFIGDRLVYDRTIPSPVFAPLLRELSGHGLNVVAEIDGVHFSNFDVGTMWQGLDYVVVNDFDDQMGSAGKLYALIDYPGQVDLIRSQISDPLYLTVTRDRMAMIMHKEARKSRGILEIAKTYGIDRDEIVAFGDDDNDVDMLIFAGRGVAMANAIDPVRERADEICDTNDRDGVAKWLDQHILAPHRLQA, from the coding sequence ATGGTTGTAACTGATCTGGACGGCACTCTTTTAAGGACTGACAAAACAGTTTCGTCCTACACCATCAAAACGATGGAAGATGTGAAGAGCCTGGGTGTCAAACTTGTCTTTGCCACAGGGAGAGGCAACAGCACCGGTCACCTGGTCGACCACCAACTCTTTGATGGCCGCGTCCATTTAAACGGAGCCAATGCCTTCATCGGGGACAGGCTGGTTTATGACCGGACCATTCCTTCCCCGGTCTTTGCCCCCTTGCTGCGTGAACTGTCCGGCCATGGACTGAATGTTGTTGCCGAAATCGATGGCGTTCATTTTTCCAATTTCGATGTGGGAACTATGTGGCAGGGCCTTGACTATGTTGTCGTCAATGATTTCGATGACCAGATGGGATCTGCCGGCAAGCTTTACGCCCTCATCGATTATCCCGGTCAAGTTGACCTGATCCGGTCACAGATCTCGGACCCTTTGTACCTGACGGTGACCCGGGACCGGATGGCCATGATCATGCACAAGGAAGCCCGAAAAAGCCGGGGTATTTTGGAGATCGCCAAAACTTACGGCATTGACAGAGATGAGATTGTTGCCTTCGGTGACGACGACAATGATGTAGACATGCTGATCTTCGCCGGCCGCGGTGTGGCCATGGCCAACGCCATCGATCCGGTCAGGGAAAGGGCGGATGAGATCTGTGATACCAATGACCGCGACGGCGTCGCCAAATGGCTGGATCAGCATATTCTGGCCCCCCACCGCCTGCAGGCATGA
- a CDS encoding histidine kinase — protein sequence MKRKNEKLMRKQIDGRLIRIYISIVLAVFILLSSAIYLMLVNLNEKKSAYEAIDGYLDLSDLDFGKEKWVELNGEWQFFEGQFLPTREGGDFSHEPTGAGEQARIIRVPGPWQLSSGTGSPSRGFGTFRLLVTLPEQAVYGLRAKTVRSASRIFINGQEIAGMGRVASEAGLYQPMSRYCTGFTQSRDGRMEIIIHVANFYYSKGGILSSLEFGPSGDMITRISRETGFEIIVIFSFISVGVLFFILYLLTNRGRHLLAFSLGCFFMGLYLSVMNNQVLNLMFDLGFASRTRVQIISMVGAITCFLTFVERFFRTTANRKLSLAVKVFMMLTLSGALINPLWVMTSAQGLFQVILGLIMLTSFGYMTFVMIRAMFKKMVAVEYILVAVVSLASYWFSLLAKALLGWKMTYYSEWMLIFVLLSMVYLIGDRLYSDYLEMTELTDKRLEREFEYFFSQISPHFVYNTINTIIALSYEDDDKTRDALNHLAMYFRGKLAFHKQKGLIPLETELEMVVAYLEIEKMRYQGKLHVEYGIAQDLDCMIPPLTIQPLAENAVKHGIASLDGAGTVRITADRAENGFTRITVEDDGRGVTDEERAAIFGGDSERLGLKNVTKKIELMPRATIQFSSSPGRGTIVELMIPEGGIHADLEGRAGR from the coding sequence ATGAAAAGAAAAAACGAAAAACTTATGAGAAAACAGATTGACGGCCGCCTGATCAGGATCTATATCTCGATTGTACTGGCCGTTTTCATCCTGCTTTCGTCTGCGATCTATTTGATGCTGGTCAATCTCAACGAAAAAAAATCCGCTTATGAGGCAATAGACGGTTATTTGGATTTGAGTGATTTGGATTTCGGCAAAGAAAAATGGGTCGAATTGAACGGCGAGTGGCAATTCTTTGAAGGACAATTTCTTCCAACCCGGGAAGGCGGTGATTTCAGCCATGAGCCGACGGGAGCAGGTGAGCAAGCCCGGATCATTCGGGTGCCGGGCCCCTGGCAGCTGAGCAGCGGAACGGGTTCACCTTCCCGTGGCTTTGGCACCTTCAGACTGCTTGTCACCCTTCCGGAACAAGCGGTGTACGGTCTGCGTGCCAAAACAGTCCGTTCAGCCAGCCGAATCTTCATCAATGGACAAGAGATAGCAGGTATGGGCCGGGTGGCAAGCGAGGCAGGCCTGTATCAGCCGATGAGCCGTTACTGCACGGGATTCACGCAGAGCCGTGACGGCAGGATGGAAATCATCATCCACGTGGCCAACTTCTATTACAGCAAAGGGGGCATCCTCTCGTCACTCGAGTTTGGGCCTTCGGGGGACATGATCACACGGATAAGCCGCGAAACCGGTTTTGAGATTATCGTGATCTTCTCCTTCATTTCGGTTGGCGTCCTGTTTTTTATCCTTTATCTTCTGACAAACAGGGGCCGTCATCTTCTCGCCTTCAGCCTGGGTTGTTTTTTCATGGGCCTTTATCTTTCGGTCATGAACAATCAGGTTCTCAACCTCATGTTTGACCTGGGTTTTGCCAGCCGGACAAGGGTTCAAATTATCTCCATGGTTGGCGCCATCACCTGCTTTCTCACCTTTGTTGAGCGATTTTTCCGGACCACAGCCAACCGCAAACTTTCCCTGGCTGTCAAGGTATTCATGATGCTCACCTTATCGGGGGCGCTCATTAACCCACTTTGGGTCATGACGTCAGCCCAGGGGCTCTTTCAGGTTATCCTGGGTCTGATCATGCTGACAAGTTTCGGTTACATGACTTTTGTGATGATCAGGGCTATGTTCAAGAAGATGGTGGCGGTTGAATACATCCTGGTGGCCGTCGTTTCCCTGGCCTCGTATTGGTTCTCCCTCCTGGCCAAGGCCCTGCTGGGCTGGAAGATGACCTATTATTCCGAATGGATGCTTATCTTCGTGCTCTTGAGCATGGTTTATCTGATCGGGGACCGCCTCTACAGCGACTACCTTGAAATGACCGAGCTGACGGACAAACGTCTGGAACGGGAATTCGAGTATTTTTTCTCCCAGATCTCCCCGCATTTTGTTTACAACACCATTAATACAATCATTGCCCTGAGCTATGAAGACGATGACAAAACAAGAGATGCCCTGAACCACCTTGCCATGTATTTTCGCGGCAAGCTTGCTTTCCATAAGCAGAAGGGCCTGATCCCTCTGGAAACAGAACTGGAGATGGTGGTCGCCTACCTGGAGATTGAAAAGATGCGCTACCAGGGCAAGCTCCATGTCGAGTACGGCATCGCGCAGGATCTCGATTGTATGATCCCCCCGCTGACCATCCAGCCCCTGGCGGAGAATGCAGTCAAGCATGGGATTGCGTCCCTGGATGGCGCGGGCACTGTCAGGATTACGGCGGACAGGGCGGAGAACGGTTTCACCCGTATTACCGTTGAAGATGACGGCCGCGGTGTGACAGATGAAGAACGTGCTGCCATCTTCGGGGGGGATTCGGAAAGATTGGGCCTTAAGAATGTCACGAAAAAGATCGAATTAATGCCCCGCGCAACCATACAATTCTCAAGCAGCCCTGGAAGAGGAACCATTGTTGAGTTGATGATACCGGAGGGAGGAATTCATGCGGATCTTGAAGGCCGTGCTGGTCGATGA
- a CDS encoding DUF438 domain-containing protein — MSKEISQAESLKNILNKLSRGATVEDVREEFLATFKTVDAKEIAAAEAELIQSGTPVEEILNLCNVHASIVEGNVNVAAIDPEMGHPLTVFYKENDGLEAFLDGDYASAKSTFLSSGDGVPYVRALEKLARLDKHYARKENLIFPYLERNGITAPPKVMWGKDDEIRALIRESLDRARSGKKDEKLFAEMELEVRGMIHKENEILKPMLVDNLTEDDWKVVAAESAHYGYAFAEAIEGASPSDAAAWLKGGQAPSGRKNDADFDLPSGYFNAHELEAMLNTLPGDITYVNAEGRVQYFSEGKHRVFPRTRTIIGRLVEDCHPPKSLDRVLAVVESFKSGEKDQEHFWIQKDGLFILIRYFAVRDAAGTYLGVVEITEEISELRKLEGSRTLISGD, encoded by the coding sequence ATGTCAAAAGAAATCAGCCAGGCGGAATCGCTGAAGAATATTCTGAACAAGTTGAGCCGGGGCGCGACTGTGGAAGATGTGCGGGAGGAATTCCTTGCGACTTTCAAGACTGTCGACGCCAAAGAGATTGCGGCCGCTGAGGCCGAGCTGATCCAGTCGGGCACGCCCGTCGAGGAGATACTGAACCTGTGCAATGTGCATGCCTCGATCGTGGAGGGAAATGTCAATGTCGCCGCGATTGATCCGGAAATGGGTCACCCACTGACCGTTTTCTATAAAGAGAATGATGGCCTGGAAGCCTTCCTGGACGGTGACTACGCGTCAGCCAAATCAACTTTCTTATCTTCCGGCGACGGCGTTCCCTACGTCCGGGCCCTGGAAAAACTGGCCCGGCTTGACAAACATTATGCCCGTAAGGAAAACCTCATCTTCCCCTATCTGGAACGTAACGGTATCACTGCGCCTCCCAAGGTTATGTGGGGCAAAGATGATGAAATTCGCGCCCTGATCAGGGAATCGCTGGACCGGGCTCGGTCCGGGAAAAAGGATGAAAAACTGTTCGCTGAGATGGAGCTGGAAGTCCGCGGCATGATCCACAAGGAAAATGAGATCCTGAAGCCCATGCTGGTGGACAACCTGACTGAGGATGACTGGAAGGTAGTGGCCGCTGAAAGTGCTCATTACGGCTACGCTTTTGCGGAGGCCATTGAAGGTGCCAGTCCTTCAGATGCGGCTGCCTGGCTTAAAGGCGGGCAGGCACCATCGGGTCGGAAAAATGATGCGGATTTTGATCTGCCAAGCGGCTACTTCAATGCCCATGAACTGGAGGCCATGCTCAATACCCTGCCGGGCGACATCACTTACGTGAACGCTGAGGGCAGGGTGCAATATTTCAGTGAGGGCAAACACCGCGTCTTCCCCCGCACCCGGACCATTATCGGCCGCCTGGTGGAGGACTGCCACCCACCCAAGAGCCTGGATCGGGTTCTGGCGGTAGTGGAAAGCTTCAAGTCAGGTGAGAAGGACCAGGAGCACTTCTGGATCCAGAAAGACGGTCTTTTCATTCTGATTCGTTACTTTGCGGTGCGCGACGCGGCGGGAACCTACCTGGGTGTCGTGGAGATAACTGAGGAGATTTCCGAGCTGAGGAAACTGGAGGGAAGCAGAACGCTTATATCAGGAGACTGA
- a CDS encoding response regulator, translated as MRILKAVLVDDEAAANKVLASLLAAYEDIEIVGQYTDPDQALEAMDGLDPDVVFLDIEMGRINGIELANRLTRERYIQIIFITAFSDYAVDAFEVNAIDYLLKPVQKNRLDKAIRKIRGVQLQGKGESPVDPEPGKALHVISLDYPAVYNQNDRILAWRTRKAKELFFYLWLNRQTQVNKRTLIDRLFPDKDRTRAQVLLHTTVYQIRRSLADIGFPEGILFANDSYRLQVPVTADVNELEDVLERGGSDPDRIAAILDLYKSDFLREESYDWAMETRQLLKHKTYLALASFAEKRLETRDYTDPLDACLERIHQLNPAEERTARLFLKYFGDRQRMVKLKLYYADYKRRLMQDYAMKPQPSLEELYLSLTRR; from the coding sequence ATGCGGATCTTGAAGGCCGTGCTGGTCGATGATGAGGCGGCCGCCAACAAAGTGCTGGCTTCGCTTCTGGCCGCCTACGAAGACATTGAGATTGTCGGACAATACACAGATCCGGACCAGGCCCTTGAAGCCATGGACGGCCTGGATCCGGATGTAGTCTTTTTGGATATTGAGATGGGCAGGATCAACGGCATAGAACTTGCCAACCGATTGACCCGGGAACGCTATATTCAAATCATTTTCATCACGGCCTTTTCTGACTATGCTGTCGATGCCTTTGAAGTCAATGCCATCGATTACCTCCTTAAACCCGTACAAAAAAACAGGCTGGACAAGGCCATCCGGAAAATCAGGGGGGTCCAGCTTCAGGGGAAGGGCGAAAGTCCTGTTGATCCTGAGCCAGGGAAAGCGCTTCATGTCATCAGCCTGGATTATCCTGCCGTTTACAACCAAAATGATCGGATCCTGGCCTGGAGAACCCGGAAAGCCAAGGAACTCTTCTTTTATCTCTGGCTGAATCGACAGACTCAGGTCAATAAAAGGACCTTGATCGACCGGCTTTTCCCTGACAAAGACAGGACAAGAGCACAGGTCCTTCTGCACACCACGGTTTACCAGATCCGGCGGAGCCTGGCTGACATCGGTTTTCCAGAGGGCATTTTATTCGCAAACGACAGTTATCGCCTGCAAGTACCCGTAACAGCGGATGTCAATGAATTGGAGGATGTGTTAGAGCGGGGGGGGAGTGATCCGGACCGCATCGCCGCCATCCTTGATCTTTATAAAAGTGATTTTCTGAGAGAAGAATCCTATGACTGGGCTATGGAAACCCGGCAGCTGCTCAAGCATAAAACTTACCTGGCCCTGGCTTCTTTTGCAGAGAAGCGATTGGAAACCCGCGACTATACGGACCCGCTGGATGCCTGCCTGGAAAGGATCCATCAGTTGAATCCTGCAGAGGAGCGGACAGCCCGCCTGTTTCTCAAGTACTTTGGTGACCGGCAGAGGATGGTCAAACTGAAACTGTACTATGCGGACTACAAAAGGCGCCTGATGCAAGACTACGCAATGAAACCGCAGCCGTCGCTTGAGGAGCTCTATCTCAGCTTGACGCGCAGATGA
- a CDS encoding formamidase translates to MPTITGNHVIYAFEPDMEAVLSVDDGSIVTFESNDCYFGQIQTEEDDPVRVDRDFLNPATGPVYIRGADPGDTLRVDILGIDIADRGIMVVLPGEGLLKKEAKNKTVRVIPIVDGAAEYLGLRIPVHPMIGVIGVAPALEDGPCPTHTPYRHGGNMDTRDIVRGTRLYLPVMQKGALFALGDCHALMADGEVCQTGLEVSARVTVRLSVIKGNSGPWPLLETAEGTMIIASAKTLEEAACDSISTAVRALAGIFGCLWEEACMLASMAVDIKISQVVDPLMTVRAVIPKTIATTGQILKALDAGSAGGDDNPAP, encoded by the coding sequence ATGCCCACCATCACTGGCAATCATGTGATTTACGCTTTCGAACCTGACATGGAAGCCGTCTTATCGGTTGATGACGGCAGCATCGTCACCTTTGAGAGCAATGACTGTTACTTCGGGCAGATTCAGACGGAGGAGGACGATCCTGTCCGGGTCGACCGCGATTTTTTGAACCCGGCAACCGGCCCGGTCTATATCCGCGGGGCCGACCCCGGCGATACACTCAGAGTCGACATCCTGGGGATTGACATCGCCGACCGCGGTATCATGGTTGTCTTGCCGGGCGAAGGACTGCTGAAAAAGGAAGCCAAAAACAAGACGGTCCGGGTCATTCCCATTGTTGACGGTGCGGCCGAATACCTGGGCCTGCGAATCCCCGTCCATCCCATGATCGGAGTCATCGGTGTGGCGCCGGCCCTGGAAGACGGCCCCTGTCCGACGCACACTCCCTACAGGCACGGAGGCAATATGGATACACGGGATATCGTCCGGGGCACCCGGCTCTATCTTCCCGTTATGCAGAAAGGAGCGCTTTTCGCCCTGGGCGACTGCCATGCCCTTATGGCAGATGGTGAAGTCTGTCAAACGGGCCTTGAGGTCAGCGCCAGGGTGACAGTCCGGCTCAGCGTCATTAAAGGCAATTCCGGTCCTTGGCCCCTGCTGGAAACAGCTGAAGGGACCATGATTATTGCGTCAGCAAAAACACTGGAGGAGGCTGCCTGCGACAGTATCAGCACGGCGGTCAGGGCCCTGGCAGGGATCTTCGGCTGCTTATGGGAAGAAGCCTGTATGCTGGCCAGCATGGCAGTTGATATCAAAATCTCCCAGGTCGTTGATCCGCTTATGACGGTCCGGGCGGTCATTCCCAAAACCATTGCGACGACTGGACAGATCCTGAAAGCACTTGATGCTGGATCGGCGGGAGGTGATGACAACCCTGCTCCATAA